Proteins co-encoded in one Mycobacterium mantenii genomic window:
- a CDS encoding acyltransferase family protein — MNRANTPRPARNLAVDFYRVSGVVLIVLGHWLAGSVTYRDGQFGRQNPLVELPWTQWLTWPFQAVPTFFLVAGYAGAVSWTHRRDTGGFSRQTWLQHRLARVLGPTAVYGVLVSVVVIVLGARGVAASVLEYAGWAVAMHLWFLAVYLVVVSLTPIAIAADRRWKLLAPSALALAVVVVDAVRLGGHVQYLDWLNYLLAWGALYQLGIAWRGGRLDGHRPAALAGLSAIMLALLMWLKVYPVSMIGVPGQTIDNTTPPTVALLAFAGTQTGIVMALAPALNRALHAMGVQRMLSIGNRNIMALYLWHMIPVVIVAIVGYPAGLLPQPPIGTAAWWLARLEWVTVLGVVTVVEMLLLWWGRRIFAAPLPLVGIPLTERWMEPAMLTGAAMAAYALSVVAAEGFAPDGHFPWLIAVVFVVGVLMAAFRPTAESTTRGPTVGHRTA; from the coding sequence ATGAACCGCGCAAACACCCCGCGGCCGGCGCGAAATCTGGCGGTCGATTTCTATCGCGTGTCGGGTGTGGTGCTCATCGTGCTGGGACACTGGCTGGCCGGATCGGTGACGTATCGCGATGGGCAGTTCGGCCGGCAGAACCCCCTCGTCGAACTGCCCTGGACCCAGTGGCTGACGTGGCCGTTCCAGGCGGTCCCGACGTTCTTCCTGGTGGCCGGCTACGCCGGCGCTGTGTCCTGGACCCATCGGCGCGACACCGGCGGATTCTCACGCCAGACCTGGCTGCAGCATCGTCTGGCCCGGGTGCTGGGGCCAACGGCCGTCTACGGAGTGCTGGTGTCGGTGGTGGTGATCGTCCTGGGCGCCCGCGGTGTCGCCGCCTCGGTGCTCGAGTACGCCGGGTGGGCGGTCGCCATGCACCTCTGGTTTCTGGCCGTCTATCTCGTGGTGGTGTCGTTGACACCGATTGCCATTGCCGCAGACCGGCGTTGGAAACTTTTGGCGCCCAGCGCCCTCGCCCTGGCCGTTGTGGTGGTGGACGCCGTCCGGCTCGGCGGCCACGTGCAATACCTCGACTGGCTGAATTACCTTTTGGCCTGGGGAGCGCTTTATCAGCTCGGAATCGCCTGGCGTGGCGGTCGATTGGATGGTCACCGACCCGCGGCACTGGCCGGCCTATCGGCCATCATGCTCGCGCTGCTGATGTGGCTGAAGGTCTATCCGGTCAGCATGATCGGGGTCCCCGGTCAGACGATCGACAATACGACGCCGCCCACCGTGGCACTATTGGCGTTCGCGGGCACCCAAACCGGGATTGTGATGGCGCTGGCGCCCGCGCTCAACCGCGCGCTACACGCCATGGGCGTCCAACGCATGCTCTCCATCGGTAATCGAAACATCATGGCGCTTTACCTTTGGCACATGATTCCGGTCGTCATCGTCGCGATCGTCGGTTACCCGGCCGGGCTGTTGCCACAACCACCCATCGGGACCGCGGCGTGGTGGTTGGCCCGGCTGGAATGGGTGACCGTCCTCGGTGTCGTGACCGTGGTCGAGATGCTGTTGTTGTGGTGGGGACGGCGAATTTTCGCGGCCCCGCTGCCGCTGGTCGGCATTCCGCTCACCGAGCGCTGGATGGAACCGGCGATGCTGACCGGCGCCGCGATGGCGGCCTACGCGCTCTCCGTCGTCGCCGCCGAGGGATTTGCCCCCGATGGCCACTTCCCCTGGTTGATCGCAGTCGTTTTCGTCGTCGGAGTACTCATGGCGGCGTTTCGGCCCACCGCCGAGTCGACAACTCGTGGCCCGACGGTCGGGCACCGAACCGCGTAG
- a CDS encoding TetR/AcrR family transcriptional regulator yields the protein MPRSPGRRSEIFDAFVRYVAERGYDRTNMGDIADELGMSKGTIVHHFGTKAQMLRELEETHLARQLDVLQMAWARLAAPHERIAAIIYTSALLQVMARDATVASQREVVQLSDDPAMQQVRKLRNQLQNLAIDEIRNGIDSGVFRSVDVDLAALQLWGSLQWMWVWFDPTDSRTPEQVGAAFVDVFLGGLLLDRLGLGKWANPAADVVSVVRECLAAATGPTD from the coding sequence ATGCCCCGATCGCCAGGTAGGCGAAGCGAGATTTTCGACGCGTTTGTCCGCTATGTTGCCGAACGCGGTTATGACAGAACAAATATGGGAGACATCGCCGACGAGCTCGGTATGTCCAAGGGCACCATCGTTCATCACTTCGGCACCAAAGCGCAGATGTTGCGGGAGCTGGAAGAAACCCATCTGGCCCGCCAGCTCGATGTGTTGCAGATGGCGTGGGCACGCCTGGCCGCACCGCACGAGCGCATCGCCGCAATCATCTACACCTCGGCACTGCTACAGGTGATGGCCCGCGATGCGACGGTGGCGAGCCAGCGCGAGGTGGTTCAGTTGTCCGATGATCCGGCGATGCAGCAAGTGCGTAAGTTACGTAATCAGTTGCAAAACTTGGCGATTGATGAAATCCGCAACGGAATTGACAGCGGTGTGTTCCGAAGCGTCGACGTCGACCTGGCCGCACTGCAACTGTGGGGATCGCTGCAGTGGATGTGGGTGTGGTTCGATCCCACAGATTCCCGGACACCCGAACAAGTCGGGGCCGCTTTCGTCGACGTGTTCCTCGGCGGGCTGCTGCTCGACCGGTTGGGGCTCGGCAAGTGGGCGAACCCGGCCGCGGACGTCGTCTCGGTGGTGCGCGAATGCCTTGCCGCGGCCACGGGACCGACAGATTGA
- a CDS encoding MlaE family ABC transporter permease, which yields MCVLTGKALRQPFEWREFIWNGWFLMRVSLLPTIAVSIPETVLLIFTLNLLLAEIGASDVSGAGAAIGAVTQLGPIVTVLVVAGAGGTAICADLGARTIREEIDALEVLGIDPIHRLVVPRVVASTLVAVLLNGLVVAVGLGGGYLFSVYLQNVSSGAYLSTLTALTGLPEVVIAFIKAATFGLIAGLVGCYRGLIVRGGSKGLGTAVNETVVLCFIALFAVNAALTTIGVRFGTGR from the coding sequence ATGTGCGTGCTGACCGGTAAAGCGCTGCGGCAGCCATTCGAGTGGCGCGAGTTCATCTGGAATGGCTGGTTTCTCATGCGCGTATCGCTGCTGCCCACCATCGCGGTGTCCATCCCGGAAACCGTCCTTCTCATCTTCACGCTCAACCTGCTGCTCGCCGAGATCGGCGCCTCCGACGTCTCCGGCGCCGGTGCCGCGATCGGTGCGGTGACCCAGCTCGGCCCGATCGTGACGGTGCTGGTGGTCGCCGGCGCGGGCGGAACCGCCATCTGCGCCGACCTCGGCGCGCGCACCATCCGCGAGGAAATCGACGCGCTCGAGGTGCTCGGCATCGACCCGATCCACCGGCTGGTGGTGCCCCGCGTCGTCGCCTCGACTCTGGTCGCGGTGCTGCTCAACGGCCTCGTCGTCGCCGTCGGCCTCGGGGGCGGCTACCTGTTCAGCGTGTACCTGCAGAACGTCTCGAGCGGTGCCTACCTGTCAACGCTGACGGCGCTCACCGGCCTGCCCGAGGTGGTGATCGCATTCATCAAGGCCGCCACGTTCGGTCTGATCGCCGGGCTGGTCGGCTGTTACCGCGGGCTGATCGTCCGCGGCGGTTCCAAAGGGTTGGGCACTGCCGTCAACGAGACGGTGGTGCTGTGCTTCATCGCGCTTTTCGCGGTCAACGCGGCGCTGACCACCATCGGCGTCCGATTCGGAACGGGGCGCTGA
- a CDS encoding ABC transporter permease, which translates to MTATTTVPSRHIHFPRATLSRYGAPPDRLLVEIGQIVWFALTAIGQIPFAMHRYRREMLRMVAQMGMGTGAMAVVGGTAAIVGFITLSAGSLVAIQGYATLGNIGVEAFTGFLAALVNVRFVAPVAAGQALAATVGAGATAELGAMRISQEIDALEVMSIRSVAYLASTRVVAGLIVIFPLYGLAITMAFLSQQVTTVFFYGQSIGTYNHYFHTFLRLNDVGWSFAEVILVAIVVMTTHCYYGYTATGGPVGVGEAVGRSMRLSLITIVVVVVLTAMAVYGKTPNFNLTV; encoded by the coding sequence ATGACCGCGACTACAACCGTTCCCTCACGGCACATCCACTTTCCGCGAGCCACCCTCAGTCGATACGGCGCCCCCCCGGACCGGTTACTGGTCGAGATCGGTCAAATAGTGTGGTTCGCCCTGACCGCCATCGGGCAGATTCCCTTCGCCATGCATCGCTACCGCAGGGAAATGCTGCGCATGGTTGCCCAGATGGGCATGGGTACCGGCGCGATGGCCGTGGTCGGTGGCACCGCCGCCATCGTCGGCTTCATCACCCTGTCCGCGGGTTCACTGGTCGCCATCCAGGGTTACGCGACGCTGGGCAACATCGGTGTCGAGGCGTTCACCGGATTCTTGGCCGCGCTGGTCAATGTGCGGTTCGTGGCGCCGGTGGCCGCCGGTCAGGCGCTGGCCGCCACGGTCGGCGCCGGCGCCACCGCCGAACTGGGCGCCATGCGCATCAGCCAGGAGATCGACGCGCTTGAGGTGATGAGTATCCGGTCGGTCGCCTACCTGGCGTCCACCCGGGTCGTGGCGGGTCTGATCGTCATCTTCCCGCTCTACGGGTTGGCGATAACCATGGCCTTCCTGTCCCAGCAAGTCACCACGGTGTTCTTCTACGGACAGTCCATCGGCACGTACAACCACTATTTCCACACATTCCTGCGCCTCAACGACGTGGGCTGGTCCTTCGCCGAGGTGATCCTGGTTGCAATCGTCGTGATGACCACCCACTGCTACTACGGCTACACCGCCACCGGCGGTCCGGTCGGCGTCGGCGAGGCGGTCGGCCGGTCGATGCGGCTGTCGCTGATCACGATCGTCGTGGTGGTCGTGCTGACCGCGATGGCGGTCTACGGAAAAACGCCGAACTTCAACCTCACCGTGTAG
- a CDS encoding MCE family protein, with product MTRPVQENSPRIPPYRTAATVFLVVAAAVLAFVWLQFRGQLTPTTRLTMLAPRSGLVMDPGSKVTYNGVEIGRVASISEVERDGTPVAKFVMNVNPKYIELIPANVDANIKATTVFGNKYVSLTSPKNPTPQRITSQRVIDARSVTTEFNTLFETLTTITEKLDPVKVNLTLAAAAQALTGLGDKFGQSIVNANAILDDINPQMPQIRHDIQHLGALGDIYANAAPDLLDSLNNAVITARTLHRQEADLDAALLAATGLGNTGADIVARGGPYLQRGAADLVTTAGLLDTYSPEIFCTIRNYYDEEPHAYETTGGGNGYALKTMTELTSGLGGILTLPGLTGTAATLGLLGLAGLVGGAPNPFVYPDNLPRVNAHGGPGGAPGCWHAVSHDLWPAPSLVVDTGASLAPYNHLDTGSPYAIEYVWGRQVGDNTINP from the coding sequence ATGACACGCCCGGTGCAGGAGAACTCGCCACGCATCCCGCCGTACCGGACGGCGGCGACGGTGTTCCTGGTGGTCGCCGCGGCGGTACTGGCGTTCGTGTGGCTGCAGTTTCGGGGCCAGCTCACGCCGACGACGCGCCTGACGATGTTGGCTCCCCGGTCGGGTTTGGTGATGGATCCGGGATCGAAGGTCACCTACAACGGTGTGGAAATCGGCCGGGTGGCCAGCATCTCGGAGGTCGAGCGTGACGGCACACCGGTGGCCAAGTTCGTCATGAACGTGAATCCGAAATACATCGAACTGATTCCGGCCAACGTGGACGCAAACATCAAGGCGACCACGGTGTTCGGTAACAAGTACGTGTCGCTGACCTCCCCGAAAAACCCTACGCCACAACGCATCACATCACAGCGCGTGATCGATGCGAGGTCGGTGACGACGGAGTTCAATACGCTGTTCGAGACGCTCACCACCATCACGGAAAAGCTGGATCCGGTCAAGGTGAACCTGACGCTGGCCGCCGCCGCGCAGGCGTTGACCGGCTTGGGCGACAAGTTCGGGCAGTCGATCGTCAACGCCAACGCCATCCTCGACGACATCAATCCGCAAATGCCGCAGATCCGGCACGACATTCAACATTTGGGCGCCCTGGGCGACATCTACGCCAACGCCGCGCCGGACCTGCTCGACTCCCTGAACAACGCGGTGATCACGGCGCGCACGCTGCACCGTCAGGAGGCCGACCTGGACGCCGCATTGTTGGCCGCGACCGGGCTGGGCAACACCGGCGCGGACATCGTCGCCCGCGGCGGCCCCTACCTGCAACGGGGCGCCGCCGATCTGGTGACGACCGCCGGACTGCTCGACACCTACAGCCCCGAGATCTTCTGCACCATCCGCAACTACTACGACGAAGAACCCCATGCCTACGAAACAACGGGCGGAGGCAACGGCTACGCGCTGAAAACCATGACCGAGCTGACGTCGGGCTTGGGCGGCATCCTCACGCTTCCCGGGTTGACCGGCACGGCGGCCACCCTGGGTCTGCTCGGGCTGGCCGGGCTGGTCGGCGGGGCGCCGAATCCCTTTGTGTACCCGGACAATCTGCCACGGGTGAACGCCCACGGCGGACCGGGGGGTGCGCCGGGCTGCTGGCATGCCGTCAGCCATGACCTGTGGCCGGCGCCGAGTCTGGTGGTGGACACCGGCGCCAGCCTCGCGCCGTACAACCACCTGGACACCGGCTCACCGTACGCAATCGAGTACGTCTGGGGCCGTCAGGTCGGGGACAACACGATCAACCCATGA
- a CDS encoding virulence factor Mce family protein: MKITGSAIKLGIVSLVLLLITVSIVVVFAQMRFNSTNTYSAEFRNAGGLKNGQFVRASGVEIGKVKAVRLIDGGQRVLVNFDVDRSATLYQSTTAQIRYLNLFADRYLELKRGEGEGADRVLPPGGFIPLSRTSPPLDLDALIGGFKPLFRALDPEKVNTIASAIITVFQGQGGTINDILDQTARLTAHIAERDQAIGEVIKNLNTVLDTTVRHRKEFDQTIDNFERLITGLQNHADPLAAGTANISNAAGTVADLLSDNRALLHKTINYLQALQQPLVDQRDQLGDLIHKTPTALNLIGRSIGLYGDWVNFYVCDLTIKWNGLQAGGPVRTVRIWQQPTGRCTPQ; the protein is encoded by the coding sequence ATGAAGATCACCGGCTCCGCTATCAAGCTCGGCATCGTCTCACTGGTGCTGCTGCTGATCACCGTGTCGATCGTCGTGGTGTTCGCCCAGATGCGCTTCAACAGCACCAACACCTATTCCGCGGAGTTCAGGAATGCCGGCGGGCTGAAAAACGGCCAGTTCGTCCGCGCCTCCGGAGTCGAGATCGGCAAGGTCAAAGCGGTGCGCCTGATCGACGGCGGCCAGCGGGTTTTGGTGAACTTCGACGTCGATCGCTCGGCAACGCTCTACCAGTCGACGACCGCGCAGATCCGCTATCTCAACCTGTTCGCCGACCGCTACCTGGAGCTCAAGCGCGGCGAGGGCGAGGGCGCCGACCGGGTCCTGCCGCCGGGCGGATTCATCCCGCTGTCCCGAACGTCACCGCCGCTGGACCTCGACGCCCTGATCGGTGGTTTCAAGCCACTGTTCCGGGCGCTCGACCCGGAAAAGGTCAACACCATCGCGTCGGCCATCATCACCGTCTTCCAGGGGCAGGGCGGCACCATCAACGACATCCTCGACCAGACCGCGAGGCTGACCGCGCACATCGCCGAACGCGACCAGGCGATCGGCGAGGTGATCAAGAACCTGAACACGGTGCTGGACACCACAGTTCGGCATCGCAAGGAGTTCGACCAGACCATCGACAACTTCGAACGATTGATCACCGGGCTGCAAAACCACGCCGACCCGCTGGCCGCCGGCACCGCGAACATCAGCAACGCCGCCGGAACGGTGGCCGACCTGCTCTCGGACAACCGCGCTTTGCTGCACAAGACGATCAACTACCTGCAGGCCCTGCAGCAGCCGCTCGTCGACCAACGCGATCAGCTCGGCGATTTGATCCACAAGACGCCGACCGCGCTCAACCTGATCGGCCGCAGCATCGGGCTCTACGGCGACTGGGTGAACTTCTACGTCTGCGACCTCACGATCAAGTGGAACGGACTGCAAGCCGGCGGCCCGGTGCGCACGGTTCGGATTTGGCAACAGCCCACCGGTAGGTGCACGCCGCAATGA
- a CDS encoding virulence factor Mce family protein, giving the protein MRTLTEFNRGRVGLMGITVLLLVVAVGQSFTSIPMIFASPSYYGQFTDTGQLNKGDKVRISGVNVGKVEALEIDGDHVRIKFSIGGNTIGTESRLAIKTDTILGKKVLEIEPRGSRPLRPGEGLPLGQSTTPYQLYDAAFDVTKAATGWDIDTVKQSLNVLSQTVDQTYPHLSSALDGLAKFSDTIGKRDVQIKHLLAQAHQVASVLGDRSEQINRLLVNTKTLLAAFNERGRAIAALLQNVSAFSTEVQGFINDNPNLNPVLEQLRAISDVLVARKDDLAQTLTYVSQFAASLGESVASGPYFKIVLSNLLPYWVLQPWVDAAFKKRGIDPENFWRSAGLPEFRWPDPNGTRFPNGAPPPAPPVLEGTPDHPGPAVPPGTACSYTPPPDALPSPWNPLPCNSVDAGPFGGSFPAPIDVQTSPPNPNGLPPTPGIPIAGRPGEPPPDVPGTPVPLPTQAPPGARTENLQPAGPTPPPSTFAPGLPPGPPAPPGPGPKLPAPFVNPGGTGGSGITGGSQN; this is encoded by the coding sequence ATGAGAACACTGACGGAATTCAACCGCGGCCGAGTCGGGCTGATGGGTATCACCGTGCTTTTGCTCGTGGTCGCCGTCGGCCAAAGCTTCACCAGTATCCCGATGATATTCGCCAGTCCGAGCTATTACGGGCAATTCACCGACACCGGTCAACTCAACAAGGGCGACAAGGTACGCATCTCCGGCGTGAACGTCGGCAAGGTGGAAGCGCTCGAGATCGACGGCGATCACGTCCGAATCAAGTTTTCCATCGGCGGCAACACCATCGGCACCGAGAGCCGGCTCGCGATCAAGACCGACACCATCCTGGGCAAGAAGGTGCTCGAGATCGAGCCGCGGGGAAGCCGGCCGTTGCGGCCCGGGGAGGGGCTGCCGCTGGGCCAGAGCACCACCCCCTACCAGCTTTACGACGCGGCCTTCGACGTCACCAAGGCCGCCACCGGCTGGGACATCGACACCGTCAAGCAGTCGCTGAACGTCTTGTCGCAGACCGTCGATCAGACCTACCCGCATCTGAGTTCAGCACTCGACGGCTTGGCCAAATTCTCCGACACCATCGGTAAACGCGACGTACAGATCAAACACCTACTCGCTCAGGCCCACCAGGTGGCCAGCGTGCTCGGTGACCGCAGCGAACAAATCAATAGGTTGTTGGTCAACACGAAGACACTGCTGGCCGCGTTCAACGAACGTGGCCGCGCCATCGCCGCCCTGCTGCAGAACGTCTCCGCCTTCTCGACCGAGGTCCAGGGGTTCATCAACGACAACCCGAACCTCAATCCCGTGCTCGAACAGTTGCGTGCCATCAGCGACGTGCTGGTGGCACGTAAAGACGACCTGGCCCAAACCCTCACGTACGTCAGCCAATTCGCTGCATCGCTGGGGGAATCCGTCGCGTCGGGACCGTACTTCAAGATAGTCCTGTCCAACCTGCTGCCCTATTGGGTCTTGCAGCCGTGGGTCGACGCCGCCTTCAAGAAGCGTGGCATCGACCCGGAAAACTTCTGGCGCAGCGCCGGTCTGCCCGAGTTCCGCTGGCCCGACCCCAACGGCACCCGGTTCCCCAACGGCGCGCCGCCGCCCGCACCTCCGGTGCTCGAGGGCACCCCGGATCATCCGGGACCGGCCGTCCCGCCCGGAACGGCGTGCTCGTACACGCCGCCGCCCGACGCGCTGCCGAGTCCGTGGAACCCGTTGCCGTGCAATAGTGTTGACGCCGGCCCGTTCGGTGGCAGCTTCCCGGCACCGATCGATGTGCAGACGTCGCCGCCCAACCCGAACGGCCTGCCGCCGACTCCAGGAATCCCGATCGCCGGGCGGCCGGGTGAGCCGCCACCCGACGTCCCGGGCACACCGGTTCCGCTGCCCACCCAAGCGCCGCCGGGTGCGCGCACCGAGAACCTGCAGCCCGCCGGCCCCACCCCGCCACCGTCGACGTTCGCGCCCGGACTGCCGCCGGGGCCACCCGCCCCACCGGGGCCCGGGCCGAAGTTGCCGGCACCGTTCGTCAACCCCGGCGGCACGGGCGGCAGCGGCATCACGGGAGGGAGCCAGAATTGA
- a CDS encoding virulence factor Mce family protein, which produces MSSVLHIRKLRPRTVIGTLAVLLALVAAVVGWRLYQKLTNNTVIAYLPTANALYSGDRVQIMGVRVGSVDKIEPAGDKMKVTFHYDNKYKVPANASAVVLSPTLVASRSIQLEPPYKGGPVMADNAVIPIERTQVPTEWDELRESVANIINKLGPTPEQPKGPFGEAIESFADGLAGKGKQINTTLNSLSRSLTALNEGRGDFFAVVRSLAQFVNALHKDDLQFVALNKNLAQFTDKLTGSDRDLSTALQQFDSLLSTLRPFLTKNREVLAHDVDNLATLTTTLVQPDPLNGLETALHVLPTLETNLSQIYHPSHGAVMSIPAIPNFANPMQFVCSMIQAGSRLGYQDSAELCAQYLAPILDAIKFNYLPVGLNLFSTAETLPKEVAYSEDRLHPPNGYKDTTVPGIWVPDTPTSHRNTQPGWVAAPGMQGTQVGPITGGLMTPESLAELMGGPDAAPPPAGLQTPPGPPNAYDENPVLPGPVTPMPAAASTGAGS; this is translated from the coding sequence TTGAGCAGCGTCTTGCATATCCGCAAACTGCGGCCCCGGACAGTCATCGGAACGCTGGCGGTGCTGCTGGCCCTGGTCGCCGCCGTCGTCGGCTGGCGGCTGTACCAGAAGTTGACCAACAACACCGTAATCGCTTACCTGCCAACGGCGAACGCGCTGTATTCCGGGGACAGGGTCCAGATCATGGGCGTCCGCGTGGGTTCGGTCGACAAGATCGAGCCGGCCGGCGACAAGATGAAGGTGACGTTTCACTACGACAACAAGTACAAGGTGCCGGCCAACGCTTCCGCCGTGGTCCTGAGCCCCACCCTGGTGGCGTCCCGCAGCATTCAGTTGGAGCCACCCTACAAAGGTGGTCCGGTGATGGCCGATAACGCGGTGATCCCGATCGAACGCACCCAGGTGCCGACGGAGTGGGACGAACTGCGCGAAAGCGTCGCCAACATCATCAACAAACTCGGCCCGACACCCGAGCAACCCAAGGGCCCCTTCGGCGAGGCCATCGAGTCGTTCGCGGATGGGTTGGCCGGGAAGGGCAAGCAGATCAACACCACGCTGAACAGCCTGTCGCGGTCGTTAACCGCACTGAACGAGGGCCGTGGCGACTTCTTTGCGGTGGTGCGCAGCCTGGCCCAGTTCGTCAACGCCCTGCACAAAGACGACCTGCAGTTCGTCGCGCTGAACAAGAACCTGGCCCAGTTCACCGACAAGCTGACCGGGTCCGACCGCGACCTCTCCACTGCGCTACAGCAATTCGACAGCCTGCTCTCCACGCTGCGCCCGTTCTTGACCAAGAACCGCGAGGTGCTCGCGCACGACGTCGACAACCTCGCCACCCTGACCACCACGCTGGTCCAACCCGACCCGCTGAACGGCTTGGAGACCGCCCTGCACGTCCTGCCGACGCTGGAGACCAACCTGAGCCAGATTTATCACCCGTCGCACGGCGCCGTCATGTCCATCCCGGCGATCCCGAACTTCGCGAACCCAATGCAGTTCGTCTGCAGCATGATTCAGGCCGGTAGCCGGCTGGGCTATCAGGATTCCGCCGAACTCTGCGCGCAATACCTGGCGCCGATCCTCGACGCGATCAAGTTCAACTACCTGCCGGTCGGACTGAACCTGTTCAGCACCGCCGAGACGCTGCCCAAGGAAGTCGCCTACTCCGAGGATCGGCTGCACCCGCCGAACGGATACAAGGACACCACCGTCCCGGGCATCTGGGTGCCCGATACCCCGACCTCGCACCGCAACACCCAGCCCGGCTGGGTTGCGGCACCCGGCATGCAGGGAACGCAGGTCGGGCCGATCACGGGCGGCCTGATGACCCCGGAATCCTTGGCCGAATTGATGGGCGGCCCGGACGCGGCTCCCCCGCCGGCGGGCCTGCAGACCCCGCCGGGACCGCCGAACGCCTACGACGAGAACCCCGTGCTCCCCGGTCCGGTCACGCCGATGCCCGCGGCCGCGTCGACAGGAGCGGGATCGTGA
- a CDS encoding virulence factor Mce family protein, protein MNAMRSFGSRARRRAWRGLALLSAAVALTSCAKWHGIANVPMPGGPGSGPGSYTVYVQMPDTLALNDNSRVRVADVFVGTVRAIELRNWVATLTLRLGKGVKLPKNATAKIGQTSLLGSQHVELAVPPNPSPEPLRDGDTIPLKNSSTYPTTEQTLASLAIVLRGGGIPNLEVLQNEVYNIVHGRADQIRAFLGKLDTFTARLDEQRADITRAIDSTNRLLAYVGPRSDVLDRVLTEFPPLLKHFADKQQLLVDAIDATGRLSQLTDQYLSASRGDLHQDLQSLQCPLRELGRGAPYLIRALKLILVRPFDIDAVPKAFRGDYFNLSLTLDLTMSAVDNAVLTGTGFSGALRALEQSWGRDPETMIPDVRFTPNPNDFPGGPLVERADRQC, encoded by the coding sequence ATGAATGCGATGCGTTCATTCGGCTCTCGCGCTCGGCGCCGGGCCTGGCGGGGGCTGGCCCTGTTGAGCGCCGCGGTGGCGCTCACATCGTGCGCGAAATGGCATGGGATCGCCAATGTTCCGATGCCCGGTGGCCCGGGCTCCGGGCCCGGCTCCTACACCGTCTACGTGCAGATGCCCGACACGCTCGCCCTCAATGACAACAGCCGGGTGCGGGTGGCCGATGTCTTCGTCGGAACGGTGCGCGCGATCGAACTGAGGAACTGGGTCGCGACGCTGACGCTACGTCTGGGCAAGGGCGTCAAGTTGCCCAAGAACGCGACCGCCAAGATCGGGCAGACCAGCCTCCTGGGTTCTCAGCATGTGGAGCTGGCCGTGCCACCCAACCCGTCCCCGGAGCCACTGAGGGACGGCGACACCATCCCGCTGAAGAATTCGTCCACGTATCCCACGACCGAGCAGACGCTGGCAAGTCTCGCCATCGTGCTGCGCGGCGGCGGAATCCCGAACCTCGAAGTGCTGCAGAACGAGGTCTACAACATCGTGCACGGACGGGCCGACCAGATCCGCGCGTTCCTCGGCAAGTTGGACACCTTCACCGCCCGGCTCGACGAGCAGCGCGCTGACATCACCCGAGCCATCGATTCCACCAACCGGCTGCTGGCGTACGTGGGTCCCCGCTCGGACGTCCTGGACCGGGTCCTCACCGAATTCCCGCCACTGCTCAAACATTTCGCTGACAAACAGCAACTTCTCGTCGACGCGATCGACGCGACCGGACGGCTCAGCCAGCTCACCGACCAATACCTGTCGGCCTCACGGGGCGACCTGCACCAGGATCTGCAGTCGCTGCAGTGCCCGCTGCGGGAACTCGGCCGTGGCGCTCCGTACCTGATTCGCGCGCTCAAGCTGATCCTGGTCCGCCCGTTCGACATCGACGCGGTGCCCAAGGCGTTTCGCGGCGACTACTTCAACCTGTCGCTGACGCTCGACCTGACCATGAGCGCCGTCGACAACGCGGTGCTCACCGGCACGGGATTCTCTGGAGCACTGCGCGCGCTCGAGCAATCGTGGGGCCGCGACCCCGAGACGATGATCCCCGACGTCCGGTTTACGCCGAACCCCAACGACTTTCCGGGCGGGCCGCTGGTCGAAAGGGCGGACAGGCAATGCTGA